CCCGGGCCCAGGACAGCCCGGAAGCGTCGATCATCTCGACACACTCGGGCACCGCGCCTCGGGAATGGATGATGACCGGCAGATCCGACCGGGTCGCCAGTTCGAGCTGCGCGGCGAAGGCCCTGCGTTGGCGCTCAAATACCTTCTCCGCTTCGCGGGATTCTTTCGGCAGATGAAAGCGATCAAGACCCATCTCTCCCAATCCGACAGGAGCCGGGTCCCATCCCAGGGCCGCCTCCAGACTCGGCAGACAGGTCTCCCAGCCTTCGTCAACCGAAGTCGGGTGCAGCCCGACGGTGTAGTCCACCACACCGGGATGCGCGGCCGCCAGGGCTCGGTTATCCTCCCAATCCCCGGCTTCGGTGCCGATTGTGATCATCCGTTCCACTCCGGCCGCAGCGGCACCGGCGATCGCCGCTCTCACCGTGCCCCGTCGAAGAAAACTCACCAGATGGGTGTGGGAATCGATCAGTTTCATCAATTGAGCCCCAATCAAGCGCACCCGGACCACACAAACAACCTTCAAAACTGTTACATGTTTTGGCTTGTTGATCGACCCTTACCGGTATCCTGTTGCGGTTCCCCTGCACGAGTTGGATTTTGAACGCTTATGAGCCAGGAAGTTGAAAATATCATCATCGTCGGAACCGGATGCGCCGGTCTGACCGCTGCCATCTATGCCGCCCGGGCCAATCTCAATCCGCTTGTCCTCGAAGGCAACCAACCGGGCGGGCAGTTGACCACCACTTCCGAAGTGGAGAACTTTCCGGGGTTTCCCGAAGGAATCGACGGCTTCGTCCTGATGGACAACCTTCGCAAACAGGCGACCCGCTTCGGAACCCGGTTTGAGCAGGCGTACATCACCTCCGTCGATTTCTCCCAGCCGGTCCGTGTCCTCAAGACCGCCGAACGGGACTACAAGGCACGGGCCGTTATCATAGCCACCGGTGCCTCTCCGCGGATGATCGGGGTCCCCGGGGAGAAGGAACTCTTCGGCGGTGGCGGCGTCACCACCTGCGCCACCTGCGACGGCGCCTTTTACCGCAATATGGACGTGGTCGTGGTCGGCGGAGGCGATTCCGCTGCCGAGGAAGCCCTCTTCCTGACCCGATTCTGCTCCAAGGTCACCCTGATCCATCGCCGCGATGAATTGCGGGCCTCCCCGATCATGGCCGACAGGGTCAAGAACCACCCCAAGATCGAAACCTGTTGGGATACCGTCGTGACCGAGGTCATCGGCGTCGCGGAAAAAGCCGTCTCCGGGGTCAGGGTCCGTAACGTCAAGACCGGGGTCGAAAGCACCCTCGACTGCAAGGGAGTCTTCGTGGCCATCGGGCACCGGCCCAATACCGGCCCGTTTGCCTCACAGATCGACCTCGACGAGAACGGCTATTTCCTCCCCGCCCCCGGAAGTCAGGTGCGGACCCGTGTGCCAGGGATCTACACGGCGGGCGATTGCGCCGATCACGTCTACCGTCAGGCCATCACCGCCGCAGGCATGGGCTGCCAGGCCGCTATTGAAGCTGAACGCTGGCTGGCCGAACAGACCGACTGACATCGCGGCTTGAAGAGCCCCGTCCCTGACTGTCCCCTTGTCCGTAGGGCGGAGCCGCCGCGAACGTCGAATTGCCAGACTCTCCCCGCGACATCGGAAGGTGCCGGGGCAGGCGGTGTGGCGGCTCGAGTGATCCCCCCTCCGAGACAATGGAAACGCTGAGATCGCCCGGAAATTAAATGGAATAAGTCTAAGTTTCAGTTGATATCCGGAATTATTCCATTTAAGTAAT
This sequence is a window from Opitutaceae bacterium. Protein-coding genes within it:
- a CDS encoding TatD family hydrolase gives rise to the protein MKLIDSHTHLVSFLRRGTVRAAIAGAAAAGVERMITIGTEAGDWEDNRALAAAHPGVVDYTVGLHPTSVDEGWETCLPSLEAALGWDPAPVGLGEMGLDRFHLPKESREAEKVFERQRRAFAAQLELATRSDLPVIIHSRGAVPECVEMIDASGLSWARVVFHCFTDGPEFLMPILSRGGRASFTGIVTYKSAENVREALKVQPLDRLMVETDAPYLAPVPKRGQPNEPAFVRYTAEACGEILGLGSEEIASLTHANTMAFFRLG
- the trxB gene encoding thioredoxin-disulfide reductase; protein product: MSQEVENIIIVGTGCAGLTAAIYAARANLNPLVLEGNQPGGQLTTTSEVENFPGFPEGIDGFVLMDNLRKQATRFGTRFEQAYITSVDFSQPVRVLKTAERDYKARAVIIATGASPRMIGVPGEKELFGGGGVTTCATCDGAFYRNMDVVVVGGGDSAAEEALFLTRFCSKVTLIHRRDELRASPIMADRVKNHPKIETCWDTVVTEVIGVAEKAVSGVRVRNVKTGVESTLDCKGVFVAIGHRPNTGPFASQIDLDENGYFLPAPGSQVRTRVPGIYTAGDCADHVYRQAITAAGMGCQAAIEAERWLAEQTD